The genomic DNA actggcacattcaacgAGTGgaaaggggtcagtgtaagtactgtaattcacttaataatggtaggatcaattctatccttaaaacatatagaaggacaatctaaatgacctatataactgaagtcattatataatgcaaataaggtcgctttaaagttggtggggataatttaagcatctgaaaagttggttgtgttatgtccctaccgtccctatgcaaacctacgcccttgcttggaCCCATTGTCATGAGCTATGCTTGTGCAGTGTGCTTGTGCATTGTATCATATCCTATCCAGTCTCTTTGCTGCTCTCTAGCGAATGAAAAAAGGACTACATTCTGCTCGTCCTTCCACAGAATGAGCAATGAACGTGCACGCGTTGCTCACATCTGAAATAAAACACAAGAGACACTGACGCAGATGCTGGGTATTTATTTTGTGGTTCACCAAAATGACTTTTGGCATGTAAGGTACAAAAGAGGCAGCAGTGTCACAATCTATAAAGTACAAGTCTGCTCATATGTGGCAACTGACCTTTTAATGTTTGCTTTTattcttgttaactcattggatgccattgTCTGTGCTAcacgtccaatcatccttcttaTGAGGACTGAAATAAGTTCATCACTCTTCGATGTCCAATTCATCTGATCAgagagggatggcagtgaatgaatgaacgttcattcgctgcattttttttacattttgattatttctttttctttgtaaccctcaaataaattaaaaattttaaaaacccaATTTTTTACCCCATTTCCGATCACACATGGtcagatcggggacatccctattcgttatacctctggattatttttttgcttgtagcccattgactgccattgaaatCGATAGACGTTCAATTTATTTGATCGCTGCCGACACTCCCTTTCAAAATGTCTTGGACGTTTATTGTTATCAATTACACTTTATGAGTTAATCAGAGTCGATATTTTGGGAAAACTGATAGATAAGACTAACACAATTTAAGACCAGCAGTGGTTCTAAGCTTGAGCCCTGTGGAATGCCTTTGATGTGCTTAATTAATGTAGTTTTTCCCCAAATCTTTCCACTGCGCTGGACTTAATAAAGGTGTTGTCTTTCCCCTTAAAACTTTTATGACTTGTCAAATGCGAGTGTAGCTGAAGCAGGATTTGCATGACGGGAGTAAAGCAGCTCAGTTGTCGACGTAAACAAAATGGGAGTGTCTCAAGGCGTCGGACTTCATTTGGAATGAGCCAGAGCTCCTGCTCCCTGACCAAAACCAAATCCCTTTGGTCCAAAGTTCTTGGCATAGCAACCtgtaaattcatttaaaaaaaaaaaaacatttcaaaattttttcAACACATCTAGCGCTAGCTAGTTGATGCTAGCATACCTTTACAGAAGATTTCGCCGTCTCTGTCCGACAAAGTGGTGGACTCCAGTCCTTTGCCGCAGTTGGCGCAACGGAAGCAACCTTTGTGCCACGACTGAGGAAAGAAGTGGCAAATGTTGAATGGCAGATAGTGATTATCGTAAAAGAAAGGCGATTTTCCTCACGTTGCCACCTCCGATAACCTTCTCTGCTGCGTAGACAGTTTTTCCGCAGCGGGGGCAAACATCGGAGCCGCTGGCTTTCACAGCAAACTTGGAGGAATTCGGGTTATTGGTAGGTTGGTGCGGAGTTTCTCTGTCAAATGAAGATTGTAGTATTACCCAaaaatgagtttaattttggtCGTTTGATCATTTTTCAAGGCAGCCAACAATCAAGTAGTATGCCCTTACCAAT from Corythoichthys intestinalis isolate RoL2023-P3 chromosome 9, ASM3026506v1, whole genome shotgun sequence includes the following:
- the LOC130922063 gene encoding cysteine and glycine-rich protein 1-like; the encoded protein is MPFGGGNKCGCCQKTVYFAEEVQCEGKSWHKSCFLCMVCKKNLDSTTVAVHADEIYCKSCYGKKYGPKGYGYGGGAGTLSVDKGEALGIKAPVETPHQPTNNPNSSKFAVKASGSDVCPRCGKTVYAAEKVIGGGNSWHKGCFRCANCGKGLESTTLSDRDGEIFCKGCYAKNFGPKGFGFGQGAGALAHSK